A genomic window from Lotus japonicus ecotype B-129 chromosome 1, LjGifu_v1.2 includes:
- the LOC130747724 gene encoding uncharacterized protein LOC130747724 encodes MDVDLVCPLCGIEEETIEHLWLCCPASRSVFFAIPLALRLERFVSLPEFLHHFLVVASADAIVEWQTAAYVLWEARNKLVFEGRPFSCDAVVRRTLQLLQRPSSAQASRRPGIVLEAVWRRPEEGMIKVNVDASFKSATDSGSGMIARDSEGQVLAAAASYPVVASSPVLAEAWALRWAIILALELGFRRVCFETDCLQLFQRWQKPPDGVSYLMSILRECLSFRRIFDVMTLSFVRRSGNLVADLLSRRASTYAGLVWVEEVPSEALPFVSADYLASMPVQI; translated from the coding sequence ATGGATGTGGATTTGGTTTGTCCGCTTTGTGGAATCGAAGAGGAAACAATCGAGCATTTGTGGCTCTGCTGCCCGGCCAGCCGCAGCGTGTTTTTTGCCATCCCGTTAGCGCTGCGGCTTGAGCGGTTTGTGTCCCTACCAGAATTCCTTCATCATTTCTTGGTTGTTGCAAGTGCAGACGCCATAGTTGAGTGGCAGACAGCTGCATATGTTCTGTGGGAGGCCCGAAACAAGCTTGTCTTTGAGGGTCGGCCCTTCTCTTGCGATGCGGTGGTGCGGCGCACGCTCCAGCTGTTGCAACGTCCATCATCTGCTCAAGCTTCCCGCCGACCGGGTATAGTATTGGAGGCCGTTTGGCGAAGGCCAGAGGAGGGGATGATAAAAGTAAATGTTGATGCCTCCTTCAAGTCAGCTACAGATTCTGGTTCAGGCATGATAGCGCGGGACTCCGAGGGCCAAGTTTTGGCAGCAGCAGCAAGCTATCCGGTGGTGGCTTCCTCGCCGGTGTTGGCTGAGGCTTGGGCTCTTAGGTGGGCTATTATCTTGGCTTTGGAGCTTGGTTTTCGCCGGGTATGTTTTGAAACGGATTGTCTGCAATTGTTTCAACGGTGGCAGAAGCCTCCGGATGGCGTTTCTTATCTTATGTCTATTCTTAGGGAGTGTTTATCCTTTCGTCGTATTTTTGATGTAATGactttatcctttgttcgtcgTTCTGGCAACTTAGTTGCGGATTTGCTTTCTAGGAGGGCCTCTACTTATGCCGGTTTGGTTTGGGTAGAGGAAGTACCGTCCGAAGCTTTACCTTTTGTTTCTGCGGATTATTTGGCGTCTATGCCAGTCCAAATTTAA